A portion of the Acidisarcina polymorpha genome contains these proteins:
- a CDS encoding ROK family protein → MILERYAIGVDLGGTNLRIATYKEDSSPNGMIADSIGLPTRVKDGPDAVADDMSGAIRKLLSKHGHGGFAGLGIGTPGPLDLPDGVLRNPPNLPGFDGYNLRRAVELRVGVPAIIESDANLAALAEFRLGSGKTYGAQSLCMLTLGTGVGNGIILDGKVWNGHNGMGGEAGHNTVDPEGEPCPCGSRGCLELYASATGLKRMAKDSRGSHANDSDESAILTARHIAESATAGDHAALAVFARVGTALGIGVGALVNTLNLPLYVIGGGMSASWDLFALQMMEELRMRSYVYRMNAPTEEESRVRSPRKTHVVRAELGSDAGILGACLLPLMQGRSG, encoded by the coding sequence TTGATTTTGGAACGTTACGCGATAGGAGTGGATCTCGGCGGGACTAACCTTCGCATTGCCACTTATAAAGAGGACTCTTCTCCAAATGGAATGATTGCGGACAGCATCGGACTGCCTACTCGGGTGAAAGACGGACCGGATGCGGTCGCCGACGACATGAGCGGGGCAATCCGGAAGCTCTTAAGCAAGCATGGTCATGGAGGCTTTGCCGGTTTGGGCATCGGCACTCCCGGGCCGCTGGATCTGCCGGATGGCGTTTTGCGCAATCCTCCAAACTTGCCTGGCTTCGACGGGTACAATTTACGCCGAGCAGTCGAGCTTCGGGTTGGTGTTCCGGCGATCATCGAGTCCGATGCGAACCTAGCGGCGCTGGCCGAATTTCGTCTGGGTTCCGGAAAGACCTATGGGGCGCAATCGCTCTGCATGCTGACCTTGGGCACGGGCGTCGGGAATGGAATTATCCTTGATGGTAAGGTGTGGAACGGCCACAACGGGATGGGCGGAGAGGCAGGGCACAATACCGTGGATCCTGAAGGGGAACCTTGCCCATGCGGAAGTCGGGGCTGTCTGGAACTCTACGCGTCAGCAACGGGATTGAAGCGCATGGCCAAAGATTCGCGCGGCTCCCACGCGAATGACTCGGACGAATCAGCAATTCTGACGGCGCGGCACATCGCCGAGAGTGCAACCGCAGGAGACCATGCGGCACTCGCCGTCTTCGCCCGTGTCGGCACGGCTTTGGGAATCGGTGTTGGAGCATTGGTGAACACTTTGAACCTGCCGCTCTATGTGATCGGCGGCGGAATGTCGGCGTCCTGGGATCTGTTTGCTCTGCAGATGATGGAGGAGTTGCGCATGCGCAGCTATGTCTACCGTATGAACGCGCCGACTGAGGAAGAATCGCGCGTACGCTCTCCCCGAAAAACGCATGTGGTGCGCGCCGAACTGGGCTCGGATGCAGGTATCCTTGGGGCCTGCTTGTTGCCGTTGATGCAGGGTCGTTCTGGATGA
- a CDS encoding LacI family DNA-binding transcriptional regulator produces the protein MTTTQNRNAPTLVDVAREAGVSLKTASRVLNGAASVKEDKTSKVREAMTRLGYRPNELARGLKARKSAAIGMIVANLSDPFTASAVKAVQEVSRANGHVVILASSGGYPDVERSEIESLVGRQIDGLIIAPADGRTDNFSDVIPPELKVVTFDQPVKHSRFDVVTIPNRRSAKEATQHLLGHGFQRIVAIGARPHLYTCSERLAGYRDAISVASLEPRMCTVEHETALTSEWLSDSVFKKHKADAIIPMNWVCTMLTLRGLRVLGKEPGRDVPILSFDDFDLADMLSPTISAVRQPAAQFGYEAARLLFNRLNGQASEKRASVVLSTELILRESCGCSLSGRRPRATRPRR, from the coding sequence ATGACCACAACGCAGAATCGAAATGCCCCTACCCTCGTTGATGTTGCCCGAGAGGCAGGTGTTTCTCTAAAGACCGCTTCGCGCGTGCTCAATGGAGCGGCTTCCGTCAAAGAGGACAAAACAAGCAAGGTTCGTGAGGCCATGACTCGTCTTGGCTACCGTCCCAATGAGTTGGCCCGGGGCTTGAAAGCACGCAAATCCGCAGCCATCGGAATGATTGTCGCAAATTTGTCTGATCCGTTTACTGCCAGCGCCGTCAAGGCTGTCCAAGAGGTCTCCAGGGCCAACGGGCATGTGGTTATCCTGGCAAGCTCGGGCGGCTATCCTGATGTCGAGCGTTCCGAGATCGAAAGCCTTGTTGGCCGACAGATCGATGGTCTGATCATTGCTCCCGCCGACGGCCGGACTGACAATTTCAGTGATGTCATTCCCCCTGAGCTGAAAGTTGTAACTTTCGACCAGCCTGTCAAGCACTCCCGTTTCGACGTCGTAACCATCCCTAATCGCCGCAGCGCTAAAGAAGCGACTCAACATCTGTTGGGTCATGGTTTTCAACGAATCGTTGCGATTGGGGCTCGTCCGCATTTATACACATGCTCCGAACGTTTGGCTGGTTATCGCGATGCTATCAGCGTCGCTTCACTAGAACCGCGGATGTGTACGGTTGAGCATGAAACGGCGCTGACCAGCGAATGGCTCTCCGATTCCGTCTTCAAAAAGCATAAAGCGGACGCAATTATTCCGATGAACTGGGTTTGCACGATGCTTACGCTACGCGGCCTGCGAGTTCTTGGGAAGGAACCTGGCCGCGATGTTCCCATACTCTCCTTCGATGATTTCGATTTAGCGGATATGCTCTCACCTACCATATCCGCTGTCCGCCAACCTGCTGCGCAATTTGGTTATGAGGCCGCCAGGCTGCTGTTTAATCGGCTCAATGGGCAAGCGTCGGAAAAACGCGCATCGGTTGTACTGTCGACCGAGCTCATCTTACGTGAGTCTTGCGGTTGCAGCCTGTCTGGCCGCCGACCTCGTGCCACGAGACCTCGACGATAA
- a CDS encoding glycoside hydrolase family 76 protein, translating into MHALPNQANAISSSRTHSQPRRKPRPGFINKYYDDEGWWALAWIDVYDLTHDERYLATAASIFADMTYGWVQTCSGGIWWSKDRKYKNAIANELFLSVAARLAVLTTDPKQRTNYSAWANREWQWFVGSGMINPEQLVNDGLTESCKNNQRTIWTYNQGVILGGLIALHAVSGDAALLSEAHKIARAALSALTDQQGVLHDVCEPKCGGDGTQFKGAFARNLRALNEEDPKLAYDRFARTNADSIWNQVRSPDYHLGEVWSATSGTPDASSQSSALDVLVSAAELSAKNAFN; encoded by the coding sequence ATGCACGCGTTGCCAAATCAAGCGAATGCAATTTCGTCTTCTCGAACACACTCTCAACCGCGCAGAAAACCTCGCCCGGGATTTATCAACAAGTATTACGACGACGAAGGTTGGTGGGCACTCGCCTGGATTGATGTGTACGACCTCACCCATGATGAGCGCTACCTCGCTACCGCAGCTTCGATCTTTGCGGACATGACCTACGGCTGGGTTCAAACATGCTCCGGTGGGATCTGGTGGAGCAAAGATCGAAAGTACAAGAACGCTATCGCAAACGAGTTGTTTCTCTCGGTCGCGGCACGGCTGGCTGTCCTCACCACAGATCCCAAGCAACGGACGAACTACTCGGCCTGGGCCAACCGAGAGTGGCAATGGTTTGTCGGTTCGGGCATGATCAACCCTGAACAACTCGTAAATGACGGACTCACCGAATCATGTAAGAACAATCAGCGCACCATATGGACCTACAACCAAGGTGTGATCTTGGGTGGCCTCATCGCTTTGCACGCTGTGTCGGGTGATGCAGCCCTTCTGTCTGAAGCCCACAAGATCGCCCGAGCCGCGTTGTCGGCCCTTACTGACCAGCAGGGTGTCCTTCACGACGTCTGCGAACCGAAATGCGGCGGCGATGGCACTCAGTTCAAAGGTGCGTTCGCGCGAAATCTGCGAGCTCTCAATGAAGAGGATCCAAAACTAGCTTATGACCGTTTCGCGAGAACAAATGCTGACAGCATTTGGAATCAGGTGCGTTCACCGGATTACCACCTCGGTGAAGTCTGGTCCGCAACGTCGGGCACCCCCGATGCAAGCAGCCAAAGCTCAGCTTTAGATGTCTTGGTGAGCGCAGCGGAGCTGTCAGCTAAGAACGCGTTCAACTGA
- a CDS encoding sugar porter family MFS transporter → MKMNRYLFKGTAVGALGGLLFGFDTAVIAGTTHQLTRVYALVPWQLGLTVAIALIGTVIGAMSAGAIGQKFGGRDTLRAMAVLYVVSALGSGLAWSWHALLAARLVGGLGIGGSSVLGPVYIAELAPARWRGRMVGMFQVNIVIGILFAYFSNFAIAQFHLGATEWRWQLGIASLPAELFLIMLFGIPRSSRWLVTQDRIDEARQVLELMGSPNSWAELKEIVDSIHTERAHRSEPLFSWKYRKPIFLATTIGMFNQLSGINAILYYLNDIFAAAGFGRVSGDLQAVAIGATNLVATLLAITVIDKLGRKRLLLFGSVGTAVCLAGVAYVFFVNSHQALLVWLLMAYIAFFAVSQGAVIWVYINEVFPTKVRSKGQSLGSSSHWIMNAVIAYSFPLLAKSSGAYPFVFFASMMVLQFVVVLFAYPETKWVSLEQLQLQLGIE, encoded by the coding sequence TTGAAGATGAATCGATACCTATTCAAGGGTACAGCGGTAGGCGCACTGGGAGGACTGCTCTTCGGCTTCGATACGGCGGTGATTGCGGGCACGACCCACCAATTGACCCGAGTCTACGCTTTGGTACCTTGGCAGCTGGGTTTGACGGTCGCGATCGCGCTCATCGGCACCGTGATCGGAGCCATGTCGGCCGGTGCCATCGGGCAAAAGTTCGGCGGTCGTGACACGCTGCGCGCGATGGCCGTGCTATATGTCGTTTCCGCATTAGGATCGGGACTCGCCTGGAGCTGGCACGCGTTGTTGGCCGCGCGACTCGTTGGCGGCCTTGGCATCGGAGGGTCCTCCGTACTCGGGCCCGTGTATATCGCAGAACTTGCTCCCGCTCGGTGGCGCGGCCGCATGGTCGGCATGTTTCAGGTCAATATCGTGATCGGCATTCTGTTCGCTTACTTCTCAAACTTCGCGATAGCTCAATTCCACTTGGGCGCGACGGAATGGCGCTGGCAGCTCGGAATTGCTTCCCTTCCGGCAGAACTCTTCCTCATCATGCTCTTCGGTATCCCTCGCAGCTCCCGATGGCTTGTTACACAGGACCGAATCGACGAAGCTAGGCAAGTGCTGGAGCTTATGGGCTCGCCCAATTCCTGGGCGGAACTAAAAGAGATTGTCGATTCCATCCATACGGAGCGCGCACATCGATCTGAGCCGCTCTTCTCCTGGAAGTATCGCAAGCCGATCTTTCTCGCCACCACGATCGGCATGTTCAATCAATTGTCGGGGATCAATGCGATCCTATATTACCTCAACGACATCTTCGCCGCGGCGGGTTTCGGCCGAGTGTCCGGGGATCTGCAGGCGGTGGCGATCGGTGCTACGAACCTGGTCGCAACCCTTCTGGCCATAACGGTGATCGACAAGTTAGGGAGAAAGAGACTGCTTCTCTTCGGGTCGGTAGGTACTGCGGTTTGTTTGGCTGGTGTGGCATACGTATTCTTTGTGAACTCCCATCAGGCATTACTGGTGTGGTTGTTGATGGCTTACATCGCCTTTTTCGCCGTTTCGCAGGGTGCAGTCATCTGGGTATATATCAACGAAGTGTTTCCTACTAAAGTGCGATCCAAAGGGCAGAGCTTAGGAAGCAGCTCCCATTGGATTATGAATGCTGTCATCGCTTATTCCTTTCCCTTGCTCGCCAAGTCGTCGGGTGCATACCCGTTTGTGTTCTTCGCCTCGATGATGGTGTTGCAGTTCGTTGTGGTGCTCTTTGCTTATCCCGAAACCAAGTGGGTGTCGCTCGAACAGTTGCAGCTCCAGTTGGGAATCGAGTGA